The nucleotide window AGGCACCGCGTGCGCCGGTACGGCTTCCACGGCACCTCGCACGCGTACGTGTCCCGCGAGAGCGCCCGTCTCCTGGGCCGGGCCCCCGAGGACGTGAACGTCATCGTGCTGCACCTGGGCAACGGCGCCTCGGCGTCGGCGGTCGAGGGCGGCAGGTGCGTCGACACCTCCATGGGCCTCACTCCGCTGGAGGGGCTCGTGATGGGGACGCGCTCGGGAGACGTGGATCCCGCGGTCATCTTCCATTTGGCGCGCGTTGGCGGAATGTCCACGGACGAGATCGACACTCTGCTCAACAAGAAGAGCGGGCTCATCGGGCTGTGCGGTGACAACGACATGCGGGAGATCCGCCGGCGCATCGACGAGGACGCCGAGGATGCCGCGCCGGCCCGGCTCGCCTTCGACATCTACATACACCGGCTGAGGAAATACATCGGCGCGTACTACGCGGTACTGGGACGGGTCGACGCGGTCGTCTTCACCGCCGGGGTCGGGGAGAACTCCGCCCCCGTGCGCGAGGCGGCGATCGCGGGCCTGGAGGGGCTGGGCCTGGCCGTCGACGGCGAGCTGAACGCCGTACGGTCCGGCGGGCCGCGGCTGATCTCGCCGCCGGGCGCGCGGGTCGCGGTGGCCGTCGTGCCGACCGACGAGGAACTGGAGATCGCGAACCAGACCTACGCGCTGGTACGGGAGGGCGACGCCTGACGGGGCGTGGCCGGTTGCCGAGATGAACAGTGGAAAAGCGGAGGAAAAAGCGGAAACGCGGAAAAGACCGGCCCGGGAATGGCCCGTCGGATTCACGCCTGAGCGCGCGTCCGCCCATATGTATCTTCCGCCAGCCGGAATATTCCGAAGCGAAACAAACCGATAGGATCGCCCCCATGCGCCGTTCCAAAATCGTCTGCACACTCGGCCCCGCCGTCGACTCCCACGAACAGCTCGTCTCGCTCATCGAGGCCGGCATGAACGTGGCCCGTTTCAACTTCAGCCACGGCTCGCACGCCGAGCACCAGGGCCGGTACGACCGGGTCCGGGCCGCCGCCCAGGAGACGGGCCGCGCCATCGGCGTCCTCGCCGACCTGCAGGGCCCGAAGATCCGGCTCGAGACCTTCGCCGAGGGCCCCGTGGAGCTGGAGCGCGGTGACGAGTTCACCATCACGACCGAGGACGTCCCGGGCGACAAGTCGATCTGCGGCACCACGTACAAGGGTCTGCCGGGCGACGTCTCCAAGGGCGACCAGGTCCTGATCAACGACGGCAACGTCGAGCTGCGGGTCGTCGAGGTCGAGGGCCCGAACGTCAGGACGATCGTCATCGAGGGCGGTGTCATCTCGGACCACAAGGGCATCAACCTGCCCGGTACGGCCGTGAACGTGCCGGCGCTGTCCGAGAAGGACGTCGACGACCTGCGCTTCGCCCTGCGGATGGGCTGCGACCTGGTCGCGCTCTCCTTCGTGCGCGACGCCCACGACGTGAACGACGTGCACAAGATCATGGACGAGGAGGGCCGCCGGGTCCCCGTCATCGCCAAGGTGGAGAAGCCGCAGGCGGTGGAGAACATGGAGGCCGTCGTGGCGGCCTTCGACGGTGTCATGGTGGCCCGCGGCGACCTGGCCGTCGAGTACCCCCTGGAGCGGGTCCCGATGGTGCAGAAGCGCCTCGTGGAGCTGTGCCGGCGCAACGCCAAGCCGGTGATCGTCGCGACCCAGATGATGGAGTCGATGATCACCAACTCCCGCCCGACGCGCGCCGAGGCCTCCGACGTGGCCAACGCGATCCTGGACGGGGCGGACGCGGTCATGCTGTCGGCCGAGTCCAGCGTCGGCGCGTACCCGATCGAGACCGTGAAGACGATGTCGAAGATCGTCGTCGCGGCCGAGCAGGAGCTGCTCTCCAAGGGCCTGCAGCCGCTCGTGCCGGGCAAGAAGCCGCGTACGCAGGGTGGTTCGGTGGCCCGCGCCGCGTGCGAGATCGCCGACTTCCTCGGCGGCCGGGGCCTGGTGGCCTTCACCGATTCGGGTGACACCGCGCGCCGCCTGTCCCGCTACCGCGCGGCGCAGCCGATCGTGGCCTTCACCACGGAGGAGGGCACCCGCAACCAGCTCGCGCTGAGCTGGGGCGTCGAGTCCTACGTCGTGCCGTTCGTGAACAGCACCGACGAGATGGTCGAGCTGGTCGACAACGAACTGCGCAAGCTCAACCGCTTCAGCGAGGGCGACGTCGTCGTGATGACCGCCGGTTCGCCCCCCGGCGTCCCCGGCACCACCAACATGGTCCGCGTGCACCACCTGGGCGCCTGAACCGCCCCCGTACGACGCGTACGCCACCGAGGGCGCCTCCTGGACCACAGGGGGCGCCCCGGTGCGTTCCGGCGCCGCTTACGGCAGGTTGTCGGCCAGCTGCTGCCAGGCCTCGTGCTCGGCCCGCCGGGGATGGTCCCCGACGTGGGGAGCCACGGCACGCGTGACCGCGAGCAACCGCTTGGCCTGCCGGAGGCGAAGGATCTGTCCGCGCTCCAACTCCCTCCAGCGCGGGGCGAGTTCGGCAGCCTCCTCACGGCGCACGGGCAGCGCGTCCAGGGCCCGGTCGAGCAGCGGCCGCGGGTCGAGCAGGGGCACGTCCGGGTGCGGCCCCACGTTCGTCAGCAGCCAGGCCCTGAGCCACAGGTCACGCATCAGCCATTCGCCGCCCTGCGGACCGGCCGACCGCTCGGCTGCCGCCATCAGAGCCGACCACGCCGCTCCGACCGCGCGCCACCGCCCGGCGGGCATCTCCACGGGATCCTGCTGCAGCCGAGCGGCGAACATCTGGGCCGCGAGCAGCCACTGGTTCACGTCGCCGTCGGCTCGCGCGGCCTCCGGCGCCGACCAGCGGCGCACGTGTCCGTCGAGGTCCAGCCGGTCCAGCTCGTCGAAAAGACGGCTCATCACAGAGCTCCAGGTCGAACACCTGCACCGTGCGGGGGCCGGAGCACAGCAGCGCCCCGGCCCCCGCGCGAGCGGGAGAACCGGGGCGCCGCCCTGTGCGGCTCCCGAACCGGACCGAGGGGTCTAGCCGAGCGGCGTGTTGTACTGCCGCATCCCGGGGATCGTCAGGTCGCCGCCGAACTGGGCGGCCTGCACGACCTTCACCTTCGTGAAGTAGATCAGCGGGATGTTCAGCGGCGGCGGGTGCTCCGGGTCGAACGTGATCGGGATCAGCCCGAGCAGGTTGCCCGAGATGCTCTCCGTGTACATGACCGTCTTGCCGTCCTTGATGGTGGACGTCGTGCCGCTGCCCGCCTGGACGTGGTAGCGCACCCCGGCGTCCTTGTCGTCGACCGTCTGGTGCAGGTCGCCGATGTCGGTGCCGTCGGAGATCACGTACTTCAGGACCTCCTTGACCGAGCCGTTGGCGGTCTTCACCTTGACGACGCCCTGGTAGTCGGCGCCCTTGAGCGTCAGGGAGCTGGCCTCCAGCATCCAGGGGTCGTCGGCCAGGGCCGGGATGCCCGTCTCGACGCCGCCCTCGTCGTCCGTGGCGGCCGGGCAGTCGTCCGGGTCCGTGGTGGAGCTTGCGGAGGGGCTGGGCGTCGGGGTCGGGGTCGGGGAGGCCGTGGCCCCGTCGGCCGCGTCCTCCGCCTTCTCCGTGGCGTCCGCGGCCGGCCCGGTCGCCTCGTCGGTCGCGTCCCCCGCCGGGTCATCGGCCTTGCCGGCGGTGTCCTTCGGGTCCTCGGCGGCTTCCGAGGCGCTCTTCGTCGCCGAGGCGCTCGGCGTGGCGGACGGCTCCGCGGTGGGGGTCGCGGACTCCTTCTCGCCGGGCGTGAGGATGTCCTCGAGCGCGTCGCCGATGCCCTCCAGGAGACCGCCGCCGCTCTGCGAGGGCGTGGGCGCCGGGGTGGACGCGCCGCCCCCGGATCCGGCCGGGGCGCTCGCGGAGGCGGACGGGGAGGGCTCGGGCTCGTCCTCGGAACCTGAATCCGAGGAAGAGCCGTCGCCCGCCGGGCCGTCGCCCGCGGAGTCGCCGCCGGACGGGTCCTGGCCGTCGTCGGTGGCGGGAGCGCTCGTCGAGGCGGAGGGCGACGGGGTCGGCGACGCCGTCGTGTCCTTGTCCTTGTCCTCGTCGGCGTCCTTCTTGCTGTCGTCCAGCGCCTCGACGCAGTCCTTGTACTCGTCGATCGTGAGGTTCTTCGCCGACGGCTTGTCGTCGGCCGAGGCGAGGGTCGGCGTGAACCCCATGCCCATGAGGATGGCGGTCGGCATCGACGCGATGGCTATCGCCTTGCCCGCGGGCACGTGCAGCCTGGTGAAGAGCGGCTTCCTGGGGGCTGCGTGCCGCGGCCCGGTTCTCGCACGGGTCTCGCCCGCGGAGTCCGCGTAGTGGACCTCGTCAGCCGGCACTGTGCCTCCCGTTCGCCCCGTTGACCGGGCTCGTTCCTGACAGATCGTTCGGCTCGGTCGTCCCGGCGGCCGGCGGTACGGCCTGCGGAGCGCCTCCCTTGTCCGTACGGTCCGTCCCGGTCCGGTGTGCGTCCGGCTCGTCGCCCGGCACCCAGGCGACCGCCATCCCGCCGCCGATCAGGGCCAGCAGGAAACCGATCAGGAAGCCGCCGAGGTTCGACACGGGGATGGAGACCAGCCCGAGCAGGATCGCCGCGACACCGGCGAAGACCCGCACATGCTTCTGGAACCAGAGGCTGAGTCCGAGAACACCCAGGAGTACCCCGATGATGAGCGAGCCGGCACCCGCGGTCGTCGCCATGGCCAGCGTCAGATGCCCGATCTGGAGGTTCGCGTACGGGAAGTACGCGATCGGGAATCCCGCGAGCAGGATGAACAGGCCGGCCCAGAACGGACGGCCACCCCGCCAGGCACGGAACCGCAACCGCCAGTAGGTGATTTGACCGCGCGCGGCAGGAGTCCCTGCAGGAGTCTCGGCGCTCATGGAAAACAGCTCCCTGGAACGGCGTTGCGTTGAGAGGTTCACGTACTACGAAGTAGGGGGACGGGCGGGCGAGGCGGCACAGGCCCCCTCACCCGCCCGGAGAGTGCTCAGTAGCACTCGTTGACACCCTTGGAGAACGACATCTTCAGGCCACTGAGCTTGAAGGTGCCGGCCGTGGTCGCCCACGCCGTCTGCTTCACACCGGTCAGCACGGCCGAGTCGGCCTGCTGGGCGAAGCCGTAGGGGTTCGCCTGGTCACCCTTGGCGATCCCCGGACCCTTGCTGGCGTCCTTGGCCGCGACACCGATGTCGATGTTGCGGAAGGTCGCGTCCGCCTCGAGGTCCTCGACGTCGATGTAGAGCTGCTTGGCCTCGACCGGGTCGTGCCCCTTGCCGCCCGCGTTCAGCGTCAGGGTGACGGAACCGAGCAACGGGATGTTCGGGGTGACCACGGACTGGCACATGTTCGTGATCGTGGCGCTCTCGAACGCCGACACCGCGACCGGGTGCGCCGTCTTGTCGCCCTTGAGTGTGTACCCCTGGTCGATGGCTCCGTACTGAGAGAAGCCCGTACCGTCGAGACGGTCCGCCGTCACCTTGAACGACTGACCCGACACACTGAACGACGCGGCGAGAGCGCCCTGAGCCAGGGCGACACCTATCGCGGCCGTCGCGACCACGCTGGGCACCATGACCACAGCGAAGCGCTTCCATCTGGTCCCGCCACGCACCTGGGACTCCATATTTCCTCCTTCTCGGACGTACATCTCCGGCCCTGGCTGCCTCCAGACGGCGGCTCAGCCGGGCAGGGATGGGAGAAGTGCTACGTCCTCGGGAAGGAGAGCGCCCCGAACCGGAGGCGCGCAACGCACCCGGATCACCGGCGATCACCCCCGAGCGACAACCACTGGTCGCGCCTGAACACTTCACGCACAACCTGCCGGACAGGCTCCGCCGGAACCGGCGAAGACCCCCCTGCCCAAGGGACGGCACCACTGCCGCCGTCCCTGCCCGGTGGGGACCCAAGACAACCCGCTGACCCGAGTGGCTGTCGGGGAAGGGAAATGGACCGAGCGTCGCCGATCGTGGTGCATTCTCGCCGCCCGCACAAGGGGGTTCGTTACTGGCTAGTAACGGGCGGATAACCGAACGACGACCCGTCGGTGTCCACCGACAACTGAGGGTGGCCTCGAACGAGGGGCCAAAGTGGTGGAATTCCGGACGGATTTCGACAGACCCACGCTGTCGACTTACTCCCAGTAACAGCGGCCGCGATTGCCAAGTTTTGGCAAAACGCGGCCGCAATGTGTCTCTGTCGGCGAAATCCTTCACCCGGGCACCACAGGCTCCGGCGTTTAACGACTGGTCAGAACAGAGCCCGCGCCAGCGCCCTGCGGGCGGCCGTCACCCGCGGGTCGTCGGCGCCGACGACCTCGAACAGCTCGAGCAGCCGTACGCGCGCCGCCTCCCGGTCGTCACCCGCCGTACGCGCCACGGTGTCGACGAGCCGTCCCAGCGCGTCCTCCACATGGCCGCCCACCAGGTCCAGGTCGGCGGCGGCGATCTGCGCGCCCACGTCGGCGGGCCTGTCCGCGGCGTCCTTACGCACCTGCTGCGGGTCGGCGCCCTGCACCCGCTGCAGGAGCTCGGCCTGGGCGAGGCCCAGCTTCGCCTCGCTGTTGCCCGGGTCGTCGCTCAGCACGTTCCGGTACGCCTGCACGGCGCCGCCGAGATCGCCCGCGTCCAAGGCCTGCACCGCGGCCTCCAGCAGCGCGTCGTAGGGCCCGGCCGGCACCGCGGGGGCCGTCGCCGCCTCGCCCGCCGGTGCGGCGGCGTCCTGGTCCACGGTCAGGCCCGTGAGCCCGAACCGCTCCTCGGCCACCTGCACGAGCTGGTCCAGGGTGCCCCGGATCTGGGCCTCGGGAGCGGCGCCCTGGAAGAGCGGCAGGGCCTGGCCGGCCACCACCGCGAAGACCGCCGGGATCCCCTGGATGCCGAACTGCTGCATCAGCATCTGATTCGCGTCGACGTCGATCTTGGCGAGGACGAACCGGCCGTTGTACTCGACGGTGAGCCGCTCCAGGAGCGGGCTCAGCTGCTTGCAGGGCTCGCACCACTCGGCCCAGAAGTCGATGACGACCGGCACTTCGGTGGAGCGCTGCAGGACGTCCCGCTCGAATCCCGCCTCGTCGACATCGATGACGAGGCTCGACGCGGACACCGCGGGAACGGTCCCGCCGCCCTGCCGTGCCGCTTCGGCGCGCGCCTGCTCCGCCTTCGCCTTGGCCTCTTGGGCCGCCTTCACCGCGGCGAGGTCGACGACTCCGCTCATGGACATGTTCCGTGGCTGCATGCGCCTATCCTCCCCCCTCCGCGCGCCTACGTGAAAACGTTCCGAAAGCAGGCCTGATATGTGTTCCCGACGCCGGGTCCCCACCCGGCACCGCGTGGTCGTCGCCGTGCGGTCGCCGCTTTCGCTACGAGCCGTAGCGTAACTGTCCCGTGCGGGCCGGGGGAAGCCCGTTCCGGTGATCTCCCTCACCCGTCCGCACGATCCCCATCCGCGGAACGTCCGGATATGGTCGCCCGCATGCACCGTCGCATCTCCGCCTCCCGTACGGGGCGTCCGCGCAGCGTCGAGGCCGACGCGGCGATCCTGGCGGCGACGCGCGCGGCCCTGGTCGAACTGGGCTGGTCCGGGCTGACCCTGGGGAACGTGGCGCTCCGGGCGGGGGTCGCGAAGACGACGCTCTACCGGCGCTGGGCCGGCAAGAACGAACTCGTCGTCGACGCGGTGGCGGCGCTCTTCGACGAACTGGAACTGCCCGACCGGGGGACGCTCGCCGAGGACATCGAAGGGGTGGTCCTCCAGTTCGCGGCGATCCTGGACCGCCCGGAGGCCCGGACCGCGCTGATGGCGGTGGTCGCCGAGTCGACCGACGACGCCGCTCTGCGCGAGCGCATCAGCTCGTCGATCGTCGACCGGCAGAAACGTCTCGTCGTGGAGGGGCGCGCCCGCGCGCAGGCCCGCGGACAGCTGCCGGCGGAGAGCGACCCGGAGACGGCCGCCCGCGGTACCGACCTGATCTTCGACGTGATCGCCGGCGCGGTCGTGCACCGCTGCCTGGTGAGTGCGAAGCCCGTCGACACCGACTGGGCCCGCGACTTCACCCGCCTCCTGCTGAACGGCCTGACCGCGCCCCCGCCCACCTGAGCGGGCCGCCGGGGCCGGCCGGGCCGGATGGGTGGAGCGGTGGCTGGGGCGTTTCTTTTGGATCAGGTCGGATCAGGCCGTGGTGTCCGGTGCGGTGCGTCGCACGGCGGAGCACGATCCGCGGACCCGGGCGTACCCGGGTCGTGCGACAACACCGCGAGGCACCGTGCCGGGCGCCGCGGACCCGGGCCGATCCGAAAGAAACGCCCTACGCCCGGGCGACCGCGCCCGGACCGTCCGTCGCCTTCGGCTCCAGTTCGCGGCTGACCCTGCGCTCCACGAAGAAGGCGGCGGTCGGCACCGTGCCCGCCAGCAGCACCCACAGCAGCTTCGGCACCGGCCACTTCGCCTTGGAGCCCAGGTCGAAGGCGAAGACCAGGTAGACGACGTACAGCCAGCCGTGCGCGACGCTGACGACCCGCGTGAAGTCCGCGGCACCGTCCAGGTCGAGCACGTACTTGCCGATCATGCCGAGGACCAGCAGGACCAGCAGGACGCCGGTGACGTAGGCCATGACGCGGTAGCGGGTCAGCACGCTCTTTTTCATGGCTCCGAGCGTAACCACCGGTTTGGCACGATCTTCGGGCGCCCCCGGGCACCCGCCGTCCGGCGGGCTACTCCTCGTCGAAGTCGCGCGCGGCCACCCGCAGCGGCCGCAGCATGGCGAAGATCTCCTCGCACTCCTCGGCGTCGTACGCCCCGAGCCCGAAGTCCATCGCCATCAGTTCCCGGGTCGCCGCGTCGCAGACCTCGCGGCCCTTCTCCGTGATCGAGGCGAGGGTGCCGCGCCCGTCGTTCGGGTTGGGCCGCCGCTCGGCGAGCCCCGACCGCACGAGCCGGTCCACGGTGTTCGTCACGGACGTCGGGTGCACCATCAGCCGCTCGCCGATCTTGGACATCGGCAGCTCGCCGGCCTTGGAGAAGGTGAGCAGCACCAGGGCCTCGTACCGGGCGAAGGTCAGCCCGTACGGCTTGACGACCGCGTCGACCTCGGCGAGGAGGATCTGGTGCGCGCGCATGATCGAGGTGATCGCGCCCATGGACGGCACGGACCCCCAGCGCTGTTTCCACAGTTCGTCGGCTCGGGCGATGGGATCGAAGGCAAGGCTGAGCGGCTTCGGCACGGCAAAGACCCTACCGGCCGGTCATATCGTGGTCAGCCCCGTCTCGCGTTTCGGTACGCGGTCCCTTTCCGGTCTCCTTCCCGCACCCTCGTCCGGCCGCCTTCCGGTCCGCTCGGCGCGTACGCCGCACCTCCGCCGCCAGCAGCACACAGCACAGCGTGCCGAGCGCGCCGGCCCCGCCCACGACCGTGCCGACCGGCCACAGCTCGGCCGCCGCCCCCGCCAGCGCCATGCCCACGCCCTGGACGGTCATCAGCCCTGCCGTGTGCACGGTCATGGCCCGCCCGCGCAGTTCCTCCGGCACCGCGTCCACGAACCAGCGGTCGAGCCCCAGGCTGTACGCGCCCGTCGACCCGGCGAGCGCCAGCGCGAGCAGGATCCAGCCGAGGTCCGGGCGGAAGGGGTAGGCGAGGAGCGGCAGCAGGCCGCAGCCGGCGAGGGGCAGCACGATCCCGGAGCGGGCCGCCGGCGACAGGGCGGCGCCGGCGTACAGCTCCCCCGCGATCGTGCCGACCGGCATCGCGCACATCAGCAGGCCGATCCAGGCCGTGCCGGCCCCGCGCTCGTCCGCGTACGCGGCGGCGACGGCCTCCGGCACGACGGCGAACATCGGCGGCACCCACAGGAGCAGCAGCAGCGCCCGGATCCGCCGGTCGCCGAGCACCTGCCGGGCGCCGGCGAGCGAGTACCGCATCAGCGACCCGCCGCCGCCCCGCGCGGGCCTGCGCCGGGTACCGAACCGCAGGAGCAGCGCGGAGGCGAGGAAGGTGCAGAGCGTGATGCCCAGCGCGCCGCGCGGCGGCACGAAGGCCAGCAGGACGCCGCCCAGGCCGAAGCCCAGGAGCACGGCGCTCTGCGAGACCATCCGCAGCAGGGAACGGCCGAGCACGAACAGGTCGCCGCCGCCGAGGATGTCGGCCAGCGTGGCCGTCCGGGTGCCGCTGAACACCGGGGAGACGGCCGCGATGACGCAGCGCAGGGCGAGCAGCGCGGCGACGGGGGTGGCCGGCAGGGCCATCAGCACCGCGCACCCGGCGCACACGAGGTCGCACACGACAAGCACCCGCCGCGCCGGGAACCGGTCGGCCACGCCGGACAGCAGTGTCCCGCCGACGAGATACGGCAGGAAGCCCAGCGCGAAGACGAGGGCGCTGAGCAGCGGCGATCCCGTCAGCCGGTACACGAGGACGGTCAGGGCGATCTCGCTGACGACGACGCCCAGCAGGGACAGGGCGTGCGCGGCGAAGACGGCGCGGAACTCCTCGACGGCGAAGACGGCGCGGTATCCGCCCCGCCCCGCGTCGCCCGGCGCCTCGGGCGCCGCCGTCACGGACGGTGTTTCTTCTGGCATGGACAGAGCGTCACGTGTGTGCGCCCCGCGCCCTAGAGTTTCGGCACAGCCCGAATCTTCCGCCGCCGGGAGGCGCGATGCCGTTCCACCTCCTCTTCCGGGAGGACGACCTCCTCAACTGCCGTTTCGCGGTGTCCCCCCTGTGGGAGACGCACGCGGCGGTGCGCACGCTCAAGCACCCGGAGCGCCACGGCTACCACTCGGCGTGGCTGCGCCGCATCCGCGGCGCGGCGGCGGAACTGGAGCTGGGCCCCCTGTGGCTGCTGATGCCGCGGCGCGGGAACAGCCCCGACTGCCTGATGCCGCCCCCGATCGGGCCCGCGGCCTCGTTCGAGGAGGAGATCGCGGCGGTGCGCGCCACCCGCCCCGAGGTCGCCCGCGCCGAAATCGCGCGTTC belongs to Streptomyces sp. V3I8 and includes:
- the pyk gene encoding pyruvate kinase, whose product is MRRSKIVCTLGPAVDSHEQLVSLIEAGMNVARFNFSHGSHAEHQGRYDRVRAAAQETGRAIGVLADLQGPKIRLETFAEGPVELERGDEFTITTEDVPGDKSICGTTYKGLPGDVSKGDQVLINDGNVELRVVEVEGPNVRTIVIEGGVISDHKGINLPGTAVNVPALSEKDVDDLRFALRMGCDLVALSFVRDAHDVNDVHKIMDEEGRRVPVIAKVEKPQAVENMEAVVAAFDGVMVARGDLAVEYPLERVPMVQKRLVELCRRNAKPVIVATQMMESMITNSRPTRAEASDVANAILDGADAVMLSAESSVGAYPIETVKTMSKIVVAAEQELLSKGLQPLVPGKKPRTQGGSVARAACEIADFLGGRGLVAFTDSGDTARRLSRYRAAQPIVAFTTEEGTRNQLALSWGVESYVVPFVNSTDEMVELVDNELRKLNRFSEGDVVVMTAGSPPGVPGTTNMVRVHHLGA
- a CDS encoding tetratricopeptide repeat protein, whose translation is MQPRNMSMSGVVDLAAVKAAQEAKAKAEQARAEAARQGGGTVPAVSASSLVIDVDEAGFERDVLQRSTEVPVVIDFWAEWCEPCKQLSPLLERLTVEYNGRFVLAKIDVDANQMLMQQFGIQGIPAVFAVVAGQALPLFQGAAPEAQIRGTLDQLVQVAEERFGLTGLTVDQDAAAPAGEAATAPAVPAGPYDALLEAAVQALDAGDLGGAVQAYRNVLSDDPGNSEAKLGLAQAELLQRVQGADPQQVRKDAADRPADVGAQIAAADLDLVGGHVEDALGRLVDTVARTAGDDREAARVRLLELFEVVGADDPRVTAARRALARALF
- a CDS encoding MarR family winged helix-turn-helix transcriptional regulator; translated protein: MPKPLSLAFDPIARADELWKQRWGSVPSMGAITSIMRAHQILLAEVDAVVKPYGLTFARYEALVLLTFSKAGELPMSKIGERLMVHPTSVTNTVDRLVRSGLAERRPNPNDGRGTLASITEKGREVCDAATRELMAMDFGLGAYDAEECEEIFAMLRPLRVAARDFDEE
- a CDS encoding MFS transporter translates to MPEETPSVTAAPEAPGDAGRGGYRAVFAVEEFRAVFAAHALSLLGVVVSEIALTVLVYRLTGSPLLSALVFALGFLPYLVGGTLLSGVADRFPARRVLVVCDLVCAGCAVLMALPATPVAALLALRCVIAAVSPVFSGTRTATLADILGGGDLFVLGRSLLRMVSQSAVLLGFGLGGVLLAFVPPRGALGITLCTFLASALLLRFGTRRRPARGGGGSLMRYSLAGARQVLGDRRIRALLLLLWVPPMFAVVPEAVAAAYADERGAGTAWIGLLMCAMPVGTIAGELYAGAALSPAARSGIVLPLAGCGLLPLLAYPFRPDLGWILLALALAGSTGAYSLGLDRWFVDAVPEELRGRAMTVHTAGLMTVQGVGMALAGAAAELWPVGTVVGGAGALGTLCCVLLAAEVRRTRRADRKAAGRGCGKETGKGPRTETRDGADHDMTGR
- a CDS encoding DUF6114 domain-containing protein → MSAETPAGTPAARGQITYWRLRFRAWRGGRPFWAGLFILLAGFPIAYFPYANLQIGHLTLAMATTAGAGSLIIGVLLGVLGLSLWFQKHVRVFAGVAAILLGLVSIPVSNLGGFLIGFLLALIGGGMAVAWVPGDEPDAHRTGTDRTDKGGAPQAVPPAAGTTEPNDLSGTSPVNGANGRHSAG
- a CDS encoding DUF3817 domain-containing protein; translated protein: MKKSVLTRYRVMAYVTGVLLVLLVLGMIGKYVLDLDGAADFTRVVSVAHGWLYVVYLVFAFDLGSKAKWPVPKLLWVLLAGTVPTAAFFVERRVSRELEPKATDGPGAVARA
- a CDS encoding acetate kinase; protein product: MTATRVLVLNSGSSSVKYQLLDMGDGSRLAAGLVERIGEQTSRLKHSPLASGGDDRETTGPIADHEAALKAVARELSGDGLGLDSPELAAIGHRVVHGGKRFTRPTVVDDAVLAEIERLIPVAPLHNPANLTGIRTAQALRPDLPQVAVFDTAFHTTMPEAAARYAIDVETADRHRVRRYGFHGTSHAYVSRESARLLGRAPEDVNVIVLHLGNGASASAVEGGRCVDTSMGLTPLEGLVMGTRSGDVDPAVIFHLARVGGMSTDEIDTLLNKKSGLIGLCGDNDMREIRRRIDEDAEDAAPARLAFDIYIHRLRKYIGAYYAVLGRVDAVVFTAGVGENSAPVREAAIAGLEGLGLAVDGELNAVRSGGPRLISPPGARVAVAVVPTDEELEIANQTYALVREGDA
- a CDS encoding TetR/AcrR family transcriptional regulator — translated: MHRRISASRTGRPRSVEADAAILAATRAALVELGWSGLTLGNVALRAGVAKTTLYRRWAGKNELVVDAVAALFDELELPDRGTLAEDIEGVVLQFAAILDRPEARTALMAVVAESTDDAALRERISSSIVDRQKRLVVEGRARAQARGQLPAESDPETAARGTDLIFDVIAGAVVHRCLVSAKPVDTDWARDFTRLLLNGLTAPPPT
- a CDS encoding DUF6230 family protein — translated: MESQVRGGTRWKRFAVVMVPSVVATAAIGVALAQGALAASFSVSGQSFKVTADRLDGTGFSQYGAIDQGYTLKGDKTAHPVAVSAFESATITNMCQSVVTPNIPLLGSVTLTLNAGGKGHDPVEAKQLYIDVEDLEADATFRNIDIGVAAKDASKGPGIAKGDQANPYGFAQQADSAVLTGVKQTAWATTAGTFKLSGLKMSFSKGVNECY